One genomic segment of Nonomuraea coxensis DSM 45129 includes these proteins:
- a CDS encoding GNAT family N-acetyltransferase, with protein sequence MTAAAALRPATPADYDAIAAVVDTWWGRPVLPSLPRLFLDHFHRTSLIASTDPGELAGFLIGFPSPSAEDEAYIHFVGVSPASRGTGLARGLYEAFFAIAREHGRHVVKAITSPVNEGSIAFHRRMGFTVGGPHPAYNGPGTTLITFERTLP encoded by the coding sequence GTGACCGCAGCCGCCGCGCTGCGCCCCGCCACGCCGGCCGACTACGACGCCATCGCCGCCGTCGTCGACACGTGGTGGGGCCGCCCCGTCCTCCCCTCCCTGCCCCGGCTCTTCCTCGACCACTTCCATCGGACGAGCCTGATCGCCTCGACCGACCCGGGCGAGCTCGCGGGCTTCCTCATCGGCTTCCCCTCGCCGTCGGCGGAGGACGAGGCGTACATCCACTTCGTCGGCGTCTCCCCGGCGTCCCGGGGGACCGGCCTGGCCAGAGGGCTGTACGAGGCGTTCTTCGCGATCGCGCGGGAACACGGGCGGCACGTGGTGAAGGCGATCACCTCGCCCGTGAACGAGGGCTCCATCGCCTTCCACCGGCGCATGGGCTTCACGGTCGGCGGCCCGCACCCCGCCTACAACGGCCCCGGCACCACCCTGATCACCTTCGAACGCACCCTTCCCTGA
- a CDS encoding ATP-binding protein, which yields MRLRMATPTGWRREGNLPAELTTFVGRTRLLANLRRHLSESRLVTVTGIGGVGKSRTVLRLAHQVRAQYPDGVWFADLARLQDAGMVKHTISSALRIADQSSRAESESLSEWVGERDMLLIIDTCEHVVQGCAELVHELLEAAPNLKVLATSRQSLHLPYEHVVPVPPLQVPGDDPAENLFTNESVQLFAARAGASVPDFQLDESNIGTVAELCRRLDGIPLAIELAAVRLRALSVDQILGLLADRFSLLAGASRTALPRHQTLRAAIGWSHELCEPAERLLWARLSVFAGDFELDAARFVCSDGRLPSEDITDLVTGLVEKSVLLIRSNHAGVRYKLIDTLAEYGDEWLDKLGQREQMRQRHLEYYLSLAQRGEDAWSGPRQIYWFVRMRQEHDNVRVALEHALKTPGKETLALTLLSSLWFMWVCCGFAREGRLYLERALEANPEFSKERCKALWVLSYVKSAQGDSAGAQSAAEECSTEAVRVGDSRAVILASKMQGTAALLQGDLQKASALLGVAIEFNTDNKELNPGLLPAIVELSLVLCSQGELYEAESLLQDCLQVCRERGELWVSSHAQWALAGTRLATGRPDEALHNAREALRIKRHFHDTLGTLLALETAARIFATLNDAAMATQLLGALQQNWKTAGLPQLGAPWMTDDHDDCVRACKRELGELAYKDALEEGARRDLEEASALALGELDSPGDSRP from the coding sequence GTGAGGCTGCGCATGGCCACCCCGACAGGCTGGCGGCGAGAGGGCAATCTTCCGGCGGAGCTCACCACCTTCGTCGGCCGCACGCGACTGCTCGCCAACCTCAGACGGCATCTCAGCGAGTCCCGGCTGGTGACGGTCACGGGCATCGGAGGCGTCGGGAAGTCGCGCACCGTGCTGCGCCTGGCGCACCAGGTTCGCGCCCAGTACCCGGACGGCGTCTGGTTCGCCGATCTGGCCCGGCTGCAGGACGCCGGCATGGTGAAGCACACGATCTCCTCGGCGCTGCGCATCGCCGACCAGTCCTCGCGGGCGGAGTCGGAGTCGCTGTCGGAGTGGGTGGGCGAGCGCGACATGCTGCTCATCATCGACACCTGCGAGCACGTCGTGCAGGGCTGCGCGGAGCTGGTGCACGAGCTGCTGGAGGCGGCGCCCAACCTGAAGGTGCTGGCCACGAGCCGCCAGTCGCTGCACCTGCCGTACGAGCACGTGGTGCCGGTCCCGCCGCTGCAGGTGCCGGGCGACGACCCGGCGGAGAACCTGTTCACCAACGAGTCGGTGCAGCTGTTCGCCGCCCGCGCCGGGGCCAGCGTGCCCGACTTCCAGCTCGACGAGAGCAACATCGGCACGGTGGCCGAGCTGTGCCGGCGGCTCGACGGCATCCCGCTGGCGATCGAGCTGGCCGCGGTGCGGCTGCGGGCGCTGTCGGTCGACCAGATCCTGGGGCTGCTGGCCGACCGGTTCAGCCTGCTGGCCGGGGCGAGCCGTACGGCTCTGCCGCGCCACCAGACGCTGCGCGCGGCGATCGGCTGGAGCCACGAGCTGTGCGAGCCGGCCGAGCGGCTGCTGTGGGCGCGGCTGTCGGTGTTCGCGGGCGACTTCGAGCTGGACGCGGCCCGTTTCGTCTGCTCCGACGGCCGCCTGCCCTCCGAGGACATCACGGACCTCGTGACCGGCCTGGTGGAGAAGTCGGTCCTGCTGATCAGGAGCAACCACGCCGGCGTCCGCTACAAGCTGATCGACACCCTGGCCGAGTACGGCGACGAGTGGCTGGACAAGCTCGGCCAGCGCGAGCAGATGCGCCAGCGGCACCTGGAGTACTACCTGAGCCTGGCCCAGCGCGGCGAGGACGCCTGGTCGGGCCCGCGGCAGATCTACTGGTTCGTCCGGATGCGCCAGGAGCACGACAACGTGCGGGTGGCGCTGGAGCACGCGCTGAAGACGCCGGGCAAGGAGACCCTGGCGCTGACGCTGCTGTCGTCGCTGTGGTTCATGTGGGTGTGCTGTGGTTTCGCCCGCGAGGGGCGGCTCTACCTGGAACGGGCCCTGGAGGCCAATCCCGAGTTCAGCAAGGAGCGCTGCAAGGCGCTGTGGGTGCTCTCGTACGTCAAGAGCGCCCAGGGCGACAGCGCCGGAGCCCAGTCCGCGGCCGAGGAGTGCAGCACCGAGGCGGTGCGGGTGGGCGACTCCCGGGCGGTGATCCTGGCCTCGAAGATGCAGGGCACGGCCGCGCTGCTCCAGGGCGACCTGCAGAAGGCGAGCGCGCTGCTGGGCGTGGCGATCGAGTTCAACACCGACAACAAGGAGCTCAACCCGGGCCTGCTGCCCGCCATCGTCGAGCTGTCGCTGGTGCTGTGCTCGCAGGGCGAGCTGTACGAGGCCGAGTCGCTGCTGCAGGACTGCCTTCAGGTGTGCCGCGAGCGCGGCGAGCTGTGGGTCAGCTCCCACGCGCAGTGGGCGCTGGCCGGCACCAGGCTCGCGACCGGCCGGCCGGACGAGGCGCTGCACAACGCGCGGGAGGCGCTGCGCATCAAGCGGCACTTCCACGACACGCTCGGCACGCTGCTGGCGCTGGAGACCGCGGCGCGCATCTTCGCCACGCTGAACGACGCCGCGATGGCCACGCAGTTGCTGGGTGCGCTGCAGCAGAACTGGAAGACGGCCGGCCTGCCGCAGCTGGGCGCGCCCTGGATGACCGACGACCACGACGACTGCGTACGCGCGTGCAAGCGGGAGCTGGGCGAGCTGGCGTACAAGGACGCCCTGGAGGAAGGCGCGCGGCGCGACCTCGAGGAGGCGTCGGCGCTCGCGCTGGGCGAGCTCGACTCCCCCGGCGACAGCCGGCCCTAG
- a CDS encoding IS1182 family transposase, whose translation MMGHRPERPVGPDVWSTCRELIPAGSVYAFLADHRDELFPEEMFADLYAATDGRPSIPPQMLACVLVLQALLHHSDPEAALAVRCDLRWKAACGLGLQDRGFDPSLLVYFRQRLRRSGDPNRIFARVSRLAAGSGALRGRTRRVLDSAVLDDAVATQDTITQLIAAIRRAGRQVPGAAQVIAGHCHATDYTEAGKPAIAWNDATARQELVSGLVTDALTVVAAFETAALAGELDETAGQALALLALVAGQDVEPAEGSDGTDGRWRIARKVATDRVISTVDAQARHVHKTVHHRQDGYKAHVVIEPDTGLFTGVRLTMATGAGNHEAVVGVDLLAEPPAEPPAEPPADPPAGPATFEVLGDTAYGTGDARAALAAAGHFVIFKPAPLRPAVPGGFTIDDFHVDEAAGTVTCPADVTRRLTAARSVTFGAACRSCPFRQRCTTSKNGRSLQVHPHDALLRQARHAWATDPGLTATYRQHRPMVERSIAWLIGADGGARKLRYRGVQRNNLWLHLRAAALNLRRLINLGLTPTQGTWALQPATG comes from the coding sequence ATGATGGGGCATCGTCCCGAGCGGCCGGTAGGGCCGGATGTGTGGAGCACCTGCCGGGAGTTGATCCCGGCAGGGAGCGTGTACGCCTTCCTGGCCGACCACCGCGATGAGCTGTTTCCCGAGGAGATGTTCGCCGACCTGTATGCCGCGACCGATGGCCGGCCGAGCATCCCGCCGCAGATGCTGGCGTGTGTGCTGGTGTTGCAGGCATTGCTGCATCACTCCGATCCTGAAGCCGCGCTGGCGGTGCGCTGTGATCTGCGCTGGAAGGCCGCCTGCGGGCTGGGACTGCAGGATCGGGGCTTCGATCCCTCCCTGCTGGTGTACTTCCGGCAGCGGCTGCGCAGGTCGGGCGACCCGAACCGGATCTTTGCCCGGGTCAGCCGCCTGGCCGCCGGCAGCGGGGCCCTGCGCGGCCGGACCCGGCGGGTGCTGGACTCGGCCGTGCTGGACGACGCGGTGGCCACCCAGGACACCATCACCCAGCTGATCGCGGCGATCCGGCGGGCGGGCAGGCAGGTGCCCGGCGCCGCCCAGGTGATCGCCGGACATTGTCATGCCACCGACTACACCGAGGCGGGCAAACCCGCCATCGCCTGGAACGACGCCACGGCACGGCAGGAACTGGTGTCCGGCCTGGTCACCGATGCGCTCACGGTGGTGGCCGCGTTCGAGACGGCCGCGCTGGCGGGCGAGCTGGACGAGACGGCCGGCCAGGCGCTGGCGCTGCTGGCGCTGGTGGCCGGGCAGGATGTCGAACCGGCCGAGGGCTCTGACGGCACCGATGGGCGCTGGCGGATCGCGCGCAAGGTCGCCACCGACCGGGTCATCTCCACCGTCGACGCCCAGGCCCGGCACGTGCACAAGACCGTGCACCACCGGCAGGACGGCTACAAGGCGCATGTCGTGATCGAGCCCGATACCGGACTGTTCACCGGCGTCCGGCTGACCATGGCCACCGGAGCCGGCAACCACGAGGCGGTGGTCGGTGTCGATCTACTGGCCGAGCCACCCGCCGAGCCACCCGCCGAGCCACCCGCCGACCCGCCGGCCGGCCCGGCGACGTTCGAGGTGCTGGGCGACACGGCGTATGGCACCGGAGACGCCCGCGCCGCGCTGGCCGCTGCCGGGCACTTCGTCATCTTCAAGCCCGCACCCCTGCGCCCGGCGGTGCCCGGCGGCTTCACCATCGACGACTTCCATGTCGATGAGGCTGCGGGCACGGTCACCTGCCCAGCTGATGTGACACGGCGCCTCACCGCGGCACGGTCGGTGACCTTCGGAGCCGCCTGCCGGTCCTGCCCGTTCCGGCAACGCTGCACGACCAGCAAGAACGGTCGTTCCTTACAGGTGCATCCACACGACGCCCTGTTACGACAGGCCCGTCATGCCTGGGCCACCGATCCCGGCCTGACCGCCACCTACCGGCAGCACCGCCCCATGGTCGAACGCTCCATCGCCTGGCTCATCGGCGCCGACGGCGGCGCCCGCAAGCTCCGCTACCGCGGCGTCCAGCGCAACAACCTCTGGCTCCACCTCCGGGCAGCCGCCCTGAACCTGCGTCGCCTGATCAACCTCGGACTCACTCCCACCCAGGGCACCTGGGCGCTCCAGCCGGCCACCGGCTGA
- a CDS encoding terpene synthase family protein, with translation MATSAHSFTGRPLHIPPLPCPFPSEINEHADAVDEESHTWLAASHMLKGADTVEHFRRSKIGTLAARTNPTVPRDSLRLINDWYNWLFAFDDAFCEGELMGHRASALARALPPLLEILDGRREPDGSDAFGLALKELLHRISDVASPAQVDRWRTTVKEYLFAQIWEAANREVDLIPTPDDYVLMRRITGATYTCFALIDVGGGYRLEAEEWHHPDVRTLSDLACDLIGWDNDLLSYAKERGNDKARHNLVTVLATHKSLTLQDALLEVAQMHNDAVAAFLDRRAALDRWATLPVRKYVRGLEHWVRGHIAFSLGSARYVGAWPDDTRWPRAV, from the coding sequence GTGGCTACTTCTGCGCATTCCTTCACCGGGCGACCACTCCACATCCCCCCGCTGCCGTGCCCGTTCCCCAGCGAGATCAACGAGCACGCCGACGCGGTCGATGAGGAGAGCCACACCTGGCTGGCCGCCTCGCACATGCTCAAAGGCGCCGACACCGTCGAGCACTTCCGGCGCTCCAAGATCGGTACGCTCGCGGCCAGGACCAACCCCACCGTGCCGCGTGACAGCCTCCGGCTGATCAACGACTGGTACAACTGGCTGTTCGCGTTCGACGACGCCTTCTGCGAGGGCGAGCTGATGGGACACCGCGCCTCCGCGCTGGCCCGCGCCCTGCCCCCGCTCCTCGAGATCCTGGACGGCCGCCGCGAGCCCGACGGGAGCGACGCGTTCGGCCTCGCGCTCAAGGAGCTTCTCCACCGCATCTCCGACGTCGCCAGCCCCGCCCAGGTGGACCGCTGGCGCACCACGGTGAAGGAATATCTGTTCGCCCAGATCTGGGAGGCCGCCAACCGCGAGGTCGACCTGATCCCCACCCCCGACGACTACGTCCTGATGCGCCGCATCACCGGGGCCACCTACACCTGCTTCGCCCTCATCGACGTGGGCGGCGGCTACCGGCTCGAAGCCGAGGAGTGGCACCACCCCGACGTGCGCACGCTCTCCGACCTCGCCTGCGACCTCATCGGCTGGGACAACGACCTGCTGTCCTACGCCAAGGAGCGCGGCAACGACAAAGCCCGGCACAACCTCGTCACGGTGCTGGCCACGCACAAGTCCCTGACGCTCCAGGACGCCCTGCTCGAGGTCGCGCAGATGCACAACGACGCCGTCGCCGCCTTCCTCGACCGGCGGGCCGCGCTCGACCGCTGGGCCACGCTGCCGGTCCGCAAGTACGTCCGCGGCCTCGAACACTGGGTCCGCGGCCACATCGCGTTCTCGCTCGGCAGCGCCCGCTACGTCGGCGCCTGGCCCGACGACACCCGCTGGCCCCGAGCCGTCTAG
- a CDS encoding proteasome assembly chaperone family protein, translating into MFDPKDLYELADELPELRDLVLLYHFDGFVDAGSSGRLALGHLLAELEHRVVATFDVDRLLDYRSRRPIMTFDTDRWVECESHELAVHLVEDATGTPFLLMQGPEPDREWELFTAAVKTLAERLRVSKLVTVHGIPMAVPHTRPLGVTTHASRPELVNAQNSAFGRVQVPGSAAALIELRLGAQGFDAMGYAVHVPHYLSQAEYPTAAVTALEAVTRGTGLVFPMDALRDAARRTTAEIEEQIRASTELSSAITGLEQQYDAFAAGAERENLIAESTPMPTGDELAAQFERFLAEREDPPAS; encoded by the coding sequence GTGTTCGACCCGAAGGATCTCTACGAGCTCGCAGATGAGCTGCCCGAGCTGCGTGACCTGGTGTTGCTGTACCACTTCGACGGCTTCGTCGACGCGGGGTCCTCCGGGCGGCTGGCGCTGGGACACCTGCTGGCAGAGCTGGAGCACCGGGTCGTGGCGACGTTCGACGTGGACCGGTTGCTCGACTACCGGTCCCGCCGGCCCATCATGACCTTCGACACCGACCGCTGGGTGGAGTGCGAGAGCCATGAGCTCGCCGTGCACCTGGTGGAGGACGCGACGGGGACGCCCTTCCTGCTGATGCAGGGCCCCGAGCCCGACCGGGAGTGGGAGCTGTTCACCGCCGCGGTGAAGACGCTGGCGGAGCGGCTGCGGGTGAGCAAGCTGGTGACCGTGCACGGCATCCCGATGGCCGTCCCGCACACCCGCCCGCTCGGGGTCACCACGCACGCCAGCCGGCCCGAGCTGGTCAACGCGCAGAACAGCGCGTTCGGACGGGTCCAGGTGCCGGGCAGCGCGGCGGCGCTGATCGAGCTGCGCCTCGGCGCGCAGGGCTTCGACGCCATGGGGTACGCCGTGCACGTGCCGCACTACCTGTCGCAGGCGGAGTACCCGACGGCCGCGGTGACCGCGCTGGAGGCGGTGACGCGGGGCACCGGGCTGGTGTTCCCGATGGACGCGCTGCGCGACGCCGCCCGGCGTACCACTGCGGAGATCGAGGAGCAGATCCGGGCCTCCACCGAGCTCTCCTCCGCGATCACCGGCCTGGAGCAGCAGTACGACGCCTTCGCCGCGGGCGCCGAACGCGAGAACCTCATCGCCGAGTCGACCCCGATGCCGACCGGCGACGAGCTCGCCGCCCAGTTCGAACGGTTCCTCGCCGAACGGGAGGACCCGCCCGCCTCCTGA
- a CDS encoding Gfo/Idh/MocA family protein, with protein sequence MSEIRVGLVGYGVAGAFFHAPLIAATPGLRLCAVVTRDPGRQSEVAGRYGAQGVADVRELWERSDLVVVASPNRTHVATAAAAVEQGLPVVVDKPLAGTAEEGRELVRLAEERGVLLTVFQNRRWDGDFLTVRRLAEEGELGEIRRFESRFERWRPVPKGGWRENGGPEELGGLLYDLGSHLVDQAMQLLGPVREVYCESDVRRQGVSCDDDTFVALTHDGGARSHLWASSVAARLGPRFRVLGSAAAYVKHGMDVQEERLRAGTTPDAPGFGEDEEDRWGELGTAEGHRRVRTEPGAYLDFYRGVAAALRDGGPPPVDPGSAVDVLTVLEAARLSATQRIVVHLR encoded by the coding sequence ATGAGCGAGATCAGGGTCGGGCTGGTCGGGTACGGAGTCGCCGGCGCGTTCTTCCACGCGCCGCTGATCGCCGCCACCCCGGGGCTGCGGCTGTGCGCCGTCGTCACCCGCGATCCGGGACGGCAGTCCGAGGTGGCCGGCCGCTACGGCGCGCAGGGCGTCGCCGACGTCAGGGAGCTGTGGGAGCGGAGCGACCTCGTCGTGGTCGCCTCGCCCAACAGGACCCACGTGGCGACGGCCGCCGCGGCCGTCGAGCAGGGGCTGCCGGTCGTGGTGGACAAGCCGCTGGCCGGCACCGCCGAGGAGGGCCGCGAGCTGGTACGCCTGGCCGAGGAGCGCGGCGTGCTCCTGACCGTCTTCCAGAACCGGCGGTGGGACGGCGACTTCCTGACCGTGCGGCGGCTGGCGGAGGAGGGGGAGCTCGGCGAGATCCGGCGCTTCGAGTCGCGCTTCGAGCGCTGGCGGCCGGTGCCGAAGGGCGGCTGGCGGGAGAACGGCGGGCCCGAGGAGCTCGGCGGGCTGCTCTACGACCTCGGCAGCCACCTGGTGGACCAGGCGATGCAGCTGCTCGGGCCGGTGCGCGAGGTCTACTGCGAGAGCGACGTCCGGCGGCAGGGGGTGTCCTGCGACGACGACACGTTCGTGGCGCTGACGCACGACGGCGGCGCGCGCTCGCACCTGTGGGCCAGCTCGGTGGCGGCGCGGCTCGGGCCGCGTTTCCGGGTGCTGGGGTCGGCGGCCGCGTACGTCAAGCACGGCATGGACGTGCAGGAGGAGCGGCTGCGCGCCGGGACCACGCCCGACGCGCCCGGCTTCGGCGAGGACGAGGAGGACCGCTGGGGCGAGCTCGGCACCGCCGAGGGGCATCGGCGGGTGCGCACCGAGCCGGGGGCCTACCTCGACTTCTACCGGGGCGTGGCGGCGGCGCTGCGCGACGGCGGGCCGCCGCCGGTGGACCCGGGGAGCGCGGTGGACGTGCTCACCGTGCTGGAGGCGGCCCGGCTGTCCGCCACCCAGCGCATCGTGGTCCACCTCCGCTGA
- a CDS encoding tyrosine-protein phosphatase produces MTRWIELDGAVNARDLGGIALGDGGVTRSGRVFRSDNLQGLTPRDVDLLVGELKLRHVVDLRSTAEVTLEGPGPLTRVPEVRHHHLTLFAEGGRYTDVEADTGPTGIDGERVLPWAERALDEELRVTGFYFGYLRDRPTAVIEALRTMALDDGAALVHCAAGKDRTGVLCALALEIAGATREAIVADYVATGERLELILGRLRASETYRGDLDSRPADDHLPRARYLEQFFRVLDERFGGPMGWLAGNGWTEDDTDAMRTRLRD; encoded by the coding sequence ATGACGAGGTGGATCGAGCTTGACGGCGCGGTCAACGCGCGCGACCTGGGTGGCATCGCCCTCGGTGACGGCGGTGTCACGAGAAGTGGCCGGGTCTTCCGGTCCGACAATCTGCAGGGGCTCACGCCGCGGGACGTGGACCTGCTGGTAGGCGAGCTGAAACTGCGGCACGTGGTGGATCTCCGCTCCACGGCGGAGGTCACTCTGGAGGGCCCCGGCCCCCTGACGCGGGTGCCGGAGGTGCGGCACCACCATCTGACGTTGTTCGCCGAGGGCGGGCGGTACACCGACGTCGAGGCCGACACCGGGCCCACCGGCATCGACGGCGAGCGGGTGCTGCCCTGGGCCGAGCGCGCGCTGGACGAGGAGCTGCGGGTCACCGGCTTCTACTTCGGCTACCTGCGCGACCGGCCGACGGCGGTGATCGAGGCGCTGCGGACGATGGCGCTGGACGACGGGGCGGCGCTGGTGCACTGCGCGGCCGGCAAGGACCGCACCGGCGTGCTGTGCGCGCTGGCGCTGGAGATCGCGGGCGCGACGCGGGAGGCCATCGTGGCCGACTACGTGGCCACCGGCGAGCGGCTGGAGCTGATCCTGGGGCGCCTGCGCGCCAGCGAGACCTACCGCGGCGACCTCGACTCCCGTCCGGCCGACGACCACCTGCCGCGCGCCCGCTACCTGGAGCAGTTCTTCCGGGTGCTGGACGAGCGGTTCGGCGGCCCGATGGGCTGGCTGGCCGGCAACGGCTGGACCGAGGACGACACGGACGCCATGCGCACCCGCCTGCGCGACTGA
- a CDS encoding M6 family metalloprotease domain-containing protein: MIVPKKLYKGLLATIVMVPIALVSTPASAAPPSDPEHPWRRDHWPQAQPWQSDTPMDAAQTMRGRPATPGIEPIDPQNWENPDNMTWADYKKPPGTNWNDPSVKGSQRTFKGALVLLDYPNQPFVVTQPKGSTIFANPSAEAHDVPRDQVAKFYQDFLNTPNELNKGHTIHEYWMEDSGGRIGVELTGFGPYTMPGKDHEYAMEYQRDACPAGDTCTRNLRGDGNAAWLADVGQEGAGQFDFVFYLSAGQDESSTWQEFGMMKFPTKEDVPDAWGPDDPNLPNWSRTRYVEWTSWQAGSTFWPNARFGVDSVQAESSGMGVYAHELSHIFGIADNYNNPYGVPPRRAYTGIWEMLSRGSFNGPGGPHSRWLIPPTGGGSMGAQHMLRNKIKLNMVDEQNVLRLSRPALAQSGLVVADVLARAVQPGQNELSGVNIAFDGADNSTCVTTDPLCDGGGYENYTVEVVDRMGSDSFTPDSGVLLAKTKNQDRSPFEWVIDANPQDIGMTDYVLPDGTKVPITIGDYRQLSDALFHAGTGSGSQYEHVDEANRLHFYVLDLKRNQDGELTYKVAVRSLDGAGPQRRGVKLLPAAGVPTGKNLSSCKFPLFNTGKAAPAQGQHPEDVSAYLGSDVYRLSAEVKGKGWTTQLPNELAAVAFGKHDTVTVNAVREAGGDRLAQVKLTATSESDPTKKMTATCQVIGL, from the coding sequence GTGATTGTCCCGAAGAAGCTATACAAGGGGCTGCTCGCGACCATCGTGATGGTTCCGATCGCGTTGGTGTCGACCCCAGCTTCCGCAGCACCCCCCAGCGACCCCGAACACCCGTGGCGCCGCGACCACTGGCCGCAGGCGCAGCCGTGGCAGAGCGACACCCCTATGGACGCCGCCCAGACGATGCGCGGCCGCCCCGCGACGCCGGGCATCGAGCCGATCGACCCGCAGAACTGGGAGAACCCCGACAACATGACCTGGGCGGACTACAAGAAGCCGCCCGGCACCAACTGGAACGATCCCAGCGTCAAGGGCTCGCAGCGCACCTTCAAGGGCGCGCTCGTCCTGCTGGACTACCCGAACCAGCCGTTCGTCGTCACCCAGCCGAAGGGCTCGACGATCTTCGCGAACCCGAGCGCCGAGGCCCACGACGTGCCGCGTGACCAGGTCGCGAAGTTCTACCAGGACTTCCTCAACACCCCCAATGAGCTCAACAAGGGCCACACCATCCACGAGTACTGGATGGAGGACTCCGGCGGGCGCATCGGGGTCGAGCTGACCGGGTTCGGCCCGTACACGATGCCGGGCAAGGACCACGAGTACGCCATGGAGTACCAGCGGGACGCCTGCCCCGCCGGCGACACCTGCACCAGGAACCTGCGGGGCGACGGCAACGCCGCCTGGCTCGCCGACGTCGGCCAGGAGGGCGCCGGCCAGTTCGACTTCGTCTTCTACCTGAGCGCCGGCCAGGACGAGTCGTCCACCTGGCAGGAGTTCGGCATGATGAAGTTCCCCACCAAGGAGGACGTGCCGGACGCGTGGGGCCCCGACGACCCCAACCTGCCCAACTGGTCCAGGACCCGCTACGTCGAGTGGACCTCCTGGCAGGCCGGCTCCACCTTCTGGCCGAACGCCCGCTTCGGCGTCGACTCGGTGCAGGCCGAGAGCTCCGGCATGGGGGTCTACGCCCATGAGCTGAGCCACATCTTCGGCATCGCCGACAACTACAACAACCCGTACGGGGTGCCGCCGAGACGCGCCTACACCGGCATCTGGGAGATGCTGAGCCGCGGCAGCTTCAACGGCCCCGGCGGCCCGCACTCGCGCTGGCTCATCCCGCCGACCGGTGGCGGCTCCATGGGCGCGCAGCACATGCTCCGCAACAAGATCAAGCTCAACATGGTCGACGAGCAGAACGTGCTGCGCCTGTCCCGCCCCGCCCTCGCCCAGTCCGGCCTGGTCGTGGCCGACGTGCTGGCGCGGGCCGTGCAGCCGGGCCAGAACGAGCTGTCCGGCGTCAACATCGCCTTCGACGGCGCCGACAACAGCACCTGCGTCACGACCGACCCGCTGTGCGACGGCGGCGGCTACGAGAACTACACCGTCGAGGTCGTGGACCGCATGGGCAGCGACTCCTTCACCCCCGACTCGGGCGTCCTGCTGGCCAAGACCAAGAACCAGGACCGCTCCCCGTTCGAGTGGGTGATCGACGCCAACCCGCAGGACATCGGCATGACCGACTACGTCCTGCCTGACGGCACCAAGGTCCCGATCACCATCGGCGACTACCGCCAGCTCTCCGACGCCCTCTTCCACGCCGGCACCGGCTCCGGCAGCCAGTACGAGCACGTGGACGAGGCCAACCGCCTGCACTTCTACGTCCTCGACCTGAAGCGCAACCAGGACGGCGAGCTGACGTACAAGGTGGCCGTCCGCTCGCTGGACGGCGCGGGCCCGCAGCGCCGCGGCGTCAAGCTGCTGCCCGCCGCCGGCGTCCCCACCGGCAAGAACCTCTCCTCCTGCAAATTCCCGCTGTTCAACACCGGCAAGGCGGCCCCGGCGCAGGGGCAGCACCCCGAGGACGTCAGCGCCTACCTCGGCTCCGACGTCTACCGGCTGTCCGCCGAGGTCAAGGGCAAGGGCTGGACCACCCAGCTCCCGAACGAACTGGCCGCCGTCGCCTTCGGCAAGCACGACACCGTGACCGTGAACGCGGTCCGTGAGGCCGGCGGCGACCGCCTGGCCCAGGTCAAGCTCACGGCCACGTCCGAGAGCGACCCGACCAAGAAGATGACCGCCACCTGCCAGGTGATCGGCCTGTAG